The nucleotide sequence CAATGCTCGCCATAGCAGGAACAGTTCCCTCTGAAGGATTTCCCCTGATATCCGGTAAAATAAGCCTCGAAAACAACCACATCCGCATTGGTGATGAAGGCGTATCCGTCAATCGTGGGACCACGGCCCTGATGGCAGCCGCGATCAAAACCGCGGAAACGTTAGGACAGCCGGCGCCTTGTGGATATCTGGTTGGAGATATCGGCCGGGGAAAGGGAAGCCGACACCTTTATAAATATTTAACCGGGCAGTTGCCGCAATCTAACTTTCAAACCCTTACGTTTCACTATCTGCAGCCAATAGTTGACTGGCACGAACACCTGCAGCTAGCCATAGATGAAATGAAAGAAAGGCCAACGTTAATAGCTGATGCCGGATTCATGTATGCCGCCAAAATGAGCGGCAAGGCCTCACAGTATGATCTTTTTACCCCTGATATCGGTGAGTTGGCCTTTCTGGCGGATGAAAAAGCGCCCCACCCCTTTTATACCCGTGGTTTTATCCTCCATGATGAAAACTGTGTGCCTGATCTTATTTCCCGTGCATACAGCCACAATAATGCCGCCCGTTTTCTCCTGGTCAAAGGATCGCAGGATTACCTGGCCAATCGGGAAGGTATACTGGAAACCGTTGACAATCCTGTGGAGGAGGCCCTTGAAGCTATGGGAGGTACCGGTGATACTCTGACGGGTCTGGTCTCGGCCCTGATGGATTCGGGCATGGCAATCAAAGAGGCGGCAGTGGTGGCAATGAAGACAAACCGGCTGGCGGGTCATTACGCCAAGCCCACACCGGCAAGCCAGGTCGCGGAAATCATTCACCAGATACCGAAAGCGTTATTGGAAGTCCTTGAAAAAAGAGGTTAAGAGATGTCAAAAAAAGAAAATCACATTCACCCTGAAATGACCGTTATAGATATCATTACACGTTATCGGGAAACCGAAAAAGTCTTCAAAAAATTTGATGAAAAGACAGGTGTTTGTCTATGTTGCGAGGCTCTTTTTGAGACCATTCAAGTGGTTTCAGAAAAGTT is from Pseudomonadota bacterium and encodes:
- a CDS encoding NAD(P)H-hydrate dehydratase, translating into MLAIAGTVPSEGFPLISGKISLENNHIRIGDEGVSVNRGTTALMAAAIKTAETLGQPAPCGYLVGDIGRGKGSRHLYKYLTGQLPQSNFQTLTFHYLQPIVDWHEHLQLAIDEMKERPTLIADAGFMYAAKMSGKASQYDLFTPDIGELAFLADEKAPHPFYTRGFILHDENCVPDLISRAYSHNNAARFLLVKGSQDYLANREGILETVDNPVEEALEAMGGTGDTLTGLVSALMDSGMAIKEAAVVAMKTNRLAGHYAKPTPASQVAEIIHQIPKALLEVLEKRG